The Methanosarcina acetivorans C2A genome includes the window ACCCGGGCAAGGCTGGTAGGAAATATCTCAAGTCCCTTCACTCTGCTCCCTGGCCCTGTTGACAAGATCAAGGCCGAATCCAAGCAGGCTCTTGCAGACGGAGTAGATGTGCTCGCCCCTGGTTGCGGGATTGCTCCTATGACCTCGGTTGCCAACATCAAGGCAATGGTCGAATCAAGGGACGAGTATTACGCTTGAAGAACCTGAAAAATAGAAATATATTTTTTAAATTTTTACTTTTTACTTCCTGCCTTTTACCTTCTACTTCTTAATTTTACTATCTACTTTTTAATTTTTAAGTTTAGCTCGACGAAGTAGTGGAGGCATTTGTATCTATCTGCGAATCGAAAAGCGGGCTCCGGGCTTGAGGATAGTATTTTTTCAACCGTATTTTTTCAACCCCCGGGCAATTTTCTTCAATGTATTGTTTCTTTTAACTGCGGTGTCGGCTTTTGAGTTGCTTTTTTATCTAACAGGGAGGATGATCCCGGTTTCGTGCAGCACAGGGAGAAAGAACTGCAAAAGATTTCCACCTGGATTCCGGAATAGATCAACAAGCTAATCGGGGAGCACCAATTTTTTAAGTTTTAAATTTTTGAGGTTCTGCCTTCTGACCTGTTCTTCTCGTTTTGGACTCTTCTGGTAAATGGTTAGCAGGAAGATGAGCAGGTATTGGCAGGGACGGTAAACTTCGGAGTATTTCGTATACTCGAGAAATCCTTAAAAATCCGAATGTTTGAAAAAGCCCGAATGTTGAGAATAGCTGAAAAAAAGAAAAAAGGAAGAACAGGCTCATTTAGAGGCCGTAGTTCTCCGGCAGGAAGACTTTGACTTCCTTCTTATATTTGTCCAGGCAGTCGCTCATGAACTTGTCCTTGTCGTCTGTGAGGCCCTCAAAAGCAGCTTTTGCATCTGCAAGGGCTTTGGTTTCGAACCTGGAAATTTCAAGTTTGCCTTTTGCTCCTTCTTCAACGATTGCGATAGACTCGAGTGCTGCGTTCTTGGCACGAACGTAAATATCGTTTCCGCTCTTAGCTATCGCCTCTCCTACTCTGTAAGCGTTCTGATAGGCGAGAACATATCCCTGGGGATCTCTGTACATATCCGAAGCTGCGAACATGTCTCTCAGAACTTTTTCATTGCCTGAATCAAGAGCTACATTCATCAGAGCACAGTCGTATGCAAGAGTCTCGGACCAGCACTGAACCGTGGTACCGCCGAATTCACCGTGGTATTCAACGGACTCGTTAGACCAGAGGTCACAGCACTGCATTGTCAGGTTACCCATCAGGTCAGAGTGGGCACAGGTTGAGGTCTTACCTTCCTGAGCAATCGGGACACCTGCTATGGCTTTGACAACGCTGTTTTCGTATCCACAGTCTTTTCCTGGGCCGGTTGCACCTGCTTCATACGCAACAAGGGTCCTTGCTGCGGAAATTGCCCTTGCAATAATTGCAATGGTGTGAGCCAGGTTCTTGTCGAGGAGGCCGCCTGCGATGAACATTGCAGTGTTTGCCTGGGCACAGTCGGTGTCACCAGCTGCAACGACATTGTTCTTCTTTGCAACGTCTGCGATGTCGGACCATATCATTTCCATGTCCATGCTGCCGAGCACACCGATACCGAAAAGTACACCCGCCATATCGTTCCTGAGAATAGCATAGTCAAAGACTTCTTTCCCACCCATCGACTCAACGGAAAGCAGGTCTGCACCGTTCTGGGCACACTGTTCAAAAGCTTCTATAAATGTGTTGTATTTGTCTCCCCTGAGCTGGAGGTAGTCTCTGCTTTCACGGATATCACCGATTGTGTGGCGGAGGGCGCACTTTATGCCGTACTCGTCATGGTAGTCTTCCATGATGGTTTTCTGGGCATGGGCAACGGCTGCTCCCCAGTCTGGGTGATTTGACATCTGCTGGACGTGTTCGGTTTCGAGCACGACTGAGGGGGCTCCGATCTGGACCATCCTTGCCATGATGTCAGTGGTGATCCTTTCGTATTCTTTTATGAGTTTTTCCTTGGATGCGCCAGCTTCAGGT containing:
- the mtaB gene encoding methanol--corrinoid protein co-methyltransferase MtaB, with product MAVTRCTKMAYSSADEMVFGKATKPVKAGLGLEIGAGYTTPEVNYAPRPEAGASKEKLIKEYERITTDIMARMVQIGAPSVVLETEHVQQMSNHPDWGAAVAHAQKTIMEDYHDEYGIKCALRHTIGDIRESRDYLQLRGDKYNTFIEAFEQCAQNGADLLSVESMGGKEVFDYAILRNDMAGVLFGIGVLGSMDMEMIWSDIADVAKKNNVVAAGDTDCAQANTAMFIAGGLLDKNLAHTIAIIARAISAARTLVAYEAGATGPGKDCGYENSVVKAIAGVPIAQEGKTSTCAHSDLMGNLTMQCCDLWSNESVEYHGEFGGTTVQCWSETLAYDCALMNVALDSGNEKVLRDMFAASDMYRDPQGYVLAYQNAYRVGEAIAKSGNDIYVRAKNAALESIAIVEEGAKGKLEISRFETKALADAKAAFEGLTDDKDKFMSDCLDKYKKEVKVFLPENYGL